ATTCATAATTACCACCATTTCGGGAATTTTAATCGCCTTTTTGGGGGCATCTTTGAATATTTCGGAGCACAAGCTGGCCGACAAAAAGCTCAAAGAACTCACCCAACGAATTATTGATTCACAAGAACAAGAACGCCAAAGGGTATCGCGCGAACTGCATGACGGTATTAACCAATTATTAGTTTCCATTAAGTATCGCTTAGAAAGCGCCACAGAATGTAACAGTACCCCTAGCTCGGTCAGTGACAGCCTCAATCAAGGGTTACATACCATTAATGAAGCAATTGGTGAGATACGTCGTATTTCAAAAGACCTCCGCCCCAGCGTACTGGATGACTTAGGTTTAGCCGCCGCATTGGGAGGTTTTTGCCAGGAATTTGAACACCGTACAGGAATAGATGTGTTTTTAGAGTGCGACATTGATAATCTAAACCTTCCATCTACCGTGGAAACAACCTTCTATCGGATTACCCAAGAAGCCTTACAAAATGTCGAAAAACATGCGCAAGCAGATACAGTAGACATAGTGCTAAGCCAGCAAGCCAAATTGTTGGTGATGAAAATTAGGGACAATGGCACTGGTTTTGTAATGGGCAAAAAGGTACGACGCCATTCGATAAAAGAGCTTACCCGTCGCCCAGAGCTGGCCAGTAGCGGTTTGGGTTTACGCAATATTTTTGAACGGATTGCCCACATCGATGGTCAAGTAGATGTAGATAGCAAATTAGGAGAAGGGACACTGATCACCATAAAAGTACCGCTATATGAAGTAGAGAAAACCTTACCCGCTACAATTCAAGAGCAAACGGTATGACCTCAATTCTATTGGTGGACGATCACCCCTTAGTACAAGACGGCCTCAAAATGCGACTAGAGGCTAACCCTGGCTTTTCCGTTGTAGGTACAGCGGCTGACGGCGAGCAAGCACTTACCATGGCGCAACAACTGAACCCAGACATAGTATTAACCGATATTAATATGCCCAAATTAAATGGCATTCAGCTGTTGGAGGCCCTTTCCGAGCAAAGCCCGAACAGCAAAGTGGTGATGTTAAGCATGCACGACAATAAAGAATACGTGCAAAACGCCATGCGCAATGGCGCTAAGGGTTACTTGCTCAAAGATATTGCGTCTAGTGAACTGATTAGCGCATTGGAAGCAATTGCCAATGGTGGACGCTACATTAGTGCTGGTGTGTCAAAGCTGTTATTTGACAACGAACCTAGTGCTAGCAAAGCGAGTTTAACCAAGCGCGAGCAGCAGGTATTGCGCTTGCTGGCCACCGGTTGTGGCAATAAGAAAATCGCTGATAGCCTGTCGATAAGCATTCGAACCGTAGAAACCCATACTTTAAAAATTCGTAGAAAGCTGGAATTAGATAGCAGTGCAGCCATGATTAAATACGCCATAGAGCACTATGGTAGCGAGAGTTAATTAAGCACTTAAAGGGGCAAGCTTGAATCAATCCGTAAAAATTAGGCCGCAGTTTGAAGAGCCACCAGTTACCCAGCAACCAAAGCAGCAAGTTCACTTCGTGAGTGGGTCTTGTAAAGCAAGCGCCAGCAATACTCTCGCTTGTGACTTTAGAACCACCCTAGAGCTGGCTTTGCGTTGTTTAGAAAAACACAAAGAGCACAACTAGCAACTAGCAACTAGCAACTAGCAACTAGCGCAGCATTACATCCAGTTGGTCTACAAGTTCTGCCCAGTCAGCATCTTGCTGCACTGCTTCTAATAAAAATGCAGCCTGAGTGGGCGTCCAAAAAGCCGCTTGATGCAATGGCACTTCACTCGGTATTGGAGCATGTTCTGCCACAAACTCAGCGATGGCATTAATTGAAGGATCTAAACCAAGCTGGGCGAACAAATCACTTAAGGTGTGAATAGCAGATTCCATCACTTACCCTCCTTTCTCTTATTGAATTTAGTTGGCATTAAGATAACAAGTCGTCAGCATAAGCGAACAATGCGGGTGTTCCACCGGTGTGCCAAAACAATACGTTTTGATCAGATCTATAAGCCCCTTGGCGTACTCTAGCAATTAAACCCGCCATCGCTTTAGCGGTATAAACTGGGTCTAATAAAATGCCTTCGGTTTCAGCAAGTAGCATAATCGCTTCGCGCTCTGCGTCGCCAATGATGCCGTACCCTTCACCGAGGTAGTTGTCATCTAAACAAACCTCATTAGCAGTAAAACTCTTATCCAAGGCAAATTGTTTAGCCGCACTATTAGCTAAATCGGCAATAGTTTGATTAAAGCTTTGCTGCCCATGATTTAGCTTGTCGATATTCACGCCACGCAAATTTACCTCTAAACCTAACTCAGCCTTAGCCAACATTAAACCTGCATGTGTTGCACCTGAGCTAGAGGCAAATACTATTTCATCCAGTTCATCAATTTGCTGTTGCAGTTCATGCAATGCAGCTGTAAACCCTAAGCAGCCTATGGCATCAGAGCCACCGTAAGGAACAACATAGGGATTCATACCTTTTTGCATAAGTTGCTGTGCTAGCTCTTCAATGCCCTCGCCTTTACGCTGTTGGCCAGCCCAAATAATGGTTGCTCCGAAAAGCTTGTCTAACAACACATTACCTTGAGCGAGGGCGGGTGCACTACCACCTAGCAACAAATAACAGGGTAAATTAAGCTTAGCTGCAGCAGCCGCCGTTTGACGACAATGATTAGATTGAGCTGCGCCTGCAGTAATGATGCAATCGGCCTTCTGCTGCATGGCATCGCCTAACAAAAACTCCAGCTTACGCACTTTGTTGCCACCCAAGGCTAGGCCGCTTAAGTCATCGCGTTTTATATAAATTTGCGGACCGCCAAGATGCGCAGACAGGTTGCTTAATGGATGAACAGGTGTGGGAAAGAAGCCTAAAGATTGTCTGGGCTGATGTTGCCAATTCATGCTATTTCCCTTTTGTTAGATTAACCTTACTTAAGCCGTTAAAAGGGAAAAGAGCAACTATTTTTTTCCGGGGGTTAAAGGCGTGAAAGTCATTTTCCCGTCTTCATATTTAGTTTCGGTTGGCCCATATTCACGGTTAGTAAATAGCTTATGGCCAACTATGTCTAAGCGTACATTAGGATGCAGCTCTTTTTTAACCGTAAGCCTCGCATTAGAGAAGAACTGATCTTCCATCTGCTGGTTGTAATCTAGGGCAAAGTCTATTTGAACCAGCTCCTGGCGAGTATGATGCAAGGTAGCCGAGAGTTTGTCGGCCATGCCCTCTTCGCGATCTTCTTGCTTAGTTGAGCCCAACTTCATTTGAGCATCGAGTACCTTGCTCAGCTTATCATGCAAAGTGTGTTTGATATTGTTTAGGCTACGTCGCTCTTCTTGAATATCATCAAAATCACCAGAGATAGTAAGTTGCGTGGCAGTACCCGCAGTGGCGCCTAATACCACTGCGCTAATCTCTCCACCGGCGTCAATTGAGCCACCCACCAAAGTGCCACGTAGGCCACTGGCGTCACTCACGGTGACTTTGCCATCGGTTTCTATCTTGCTGTGTAGAAGCTGGCTGGTAATAGTGACATCTTTACCTGCCTCAATATGTGAATACTGAACAAAGGTAGCGTGTAATTCGCCTTTAGCATTAATGGTGCAAGAATAATTTTCATCGCCTTCCATCAAACGATGACCAATCACTCCTTTGCCAACTACCACATCGCCACCGGCAGTAATACTAGCAGACTCAACAAAGCCATTAATGTGCACGTCGCCTGACGCTTTTACTTTCATGCCGTCACCAACATTTCCAGTAATCAGCACGCTCCCGGCAAAATCAACGTGTCCGTAGCTAACATCGACACTCTTAATCGACAGGACATCATCGACCTTCATGCCATTTTCTATCTCAAGTGGTAAACCGGTTCGATCAGCCAGTAATAAATTTGCGTCATCTACCGCAATTTTGGTTCCTTCGCCTACAGTGAAAGGAACTTCGTGCCCTTGCTTATAGGGAAGCTCTTCACCACAAACATTTTTGCCCGCCTGACCATGAGTATGAGGATGTCGACGCATTAGCTCTACGTCAGGTTCTACGGTCTCTAAATTACCTAAGTCGCGCATATCTACTCGACCATCTTCGGTTTCTTTAGGTTTAAGTAAACGCTCTTTGGGCGTAGCAACAAAACGTTCGAAGCGGCTGTCTTCGCCATCTACAGATTGGCGGCCAAGGGCGACCACCTTCTTAATTTTTACACCGGGATCGGCTTGTTTGGCCGCAGCTAACAAGGCCAAGGCGCGTTTCTTTTGCAGACCAAACAGCACACCGGCTTCTTGCATGGCACTAACTAAATCCCCCTGAGAAATGGGATTACCGCCATAAGCTGCAGTAATGGTAGCGCGCGCTACCATTTTGTCTTCAGCAACATCAATAGTCACTTCGGCATTTCGAATGTTGGCTAACTTAACAAACGTTTGCCCCCATTGTTCAATTAGATCTGGTGATTCTCGTAATTCAGCAAACTTAGCGACGGCATCAACAATGGCCTCTTCGTCCACTAAGTAATCGCCAAAGTCTGAACGCAGAATTAAGGCTTTCACATCGCTGACACTTACGTGCGACTCTTGAGGTGTTATTTCAATTAATGCTGCTAATTTATCTTGGGATAAACGTAAACAACCTAACTCCAGCATTCAATCCCCTTAACTCAGTCCTTAATTACCTATATACAATTGCTTAAGACAGCGTTTTCAAACTCATTATGCCTTGCTGCAGTTTGTTAACCAATACTAGCCTAAGCTTTAGTTTTCAACTAATTGAACTAGATCTGAATTTATTAATTTGAATTATCACACTACCGTAAAAATGCTTAAGCACAAACTAATTAAGTGATTTGTATGTCAAATATGACAGTGAGATATCAAGCTTGTTTATAACACCCTACACCCCTACACAAATAAGCGCTAGGAATTGACGTTAAGATAAACAGTGGCCTGCACAAATTGCGCAAGGCCTTTGGGGACGGCTATTGCTTAAGTAGCTTATAGTTAACAGCCTGGTTGGTGAGGTCCTCGGTGGTGATTGGCTCAACACTTAAACTTAACCCAGAGGTTTCTTCGGTAACCAGTATTGGCGTTACGTCATTACGAACCGGGTAAGCGCCACATAATTCACCTTCGTCACAAATACGGTAGTCATTGTCATGGTCACTGCCCACGGTTAGCTCATACTCACCAGAAAGCACCTCGGCGAAGCTAAAGCTAAACTCACCATTATTCATGTTTACCGATTGCTCATAATAGGTAGAGCCTGTTTCGGGATCAGACAGTAATACATACACTAAACCGCTATCGCCAGCCTGTACGTTACTTACGTTCATTGAAACACCTAGATTCAGCTCACTACCATTAGATACGCTAAACACCACACTGGCGCCATAATTGCCGTCGCTTAAACCGTTACGGTTTACACTAAGTAAGTAATCTCCAACGCCGTTTGCATCTACATTTTGTGGGCTTACCGTTAACCAGCTGGCATTGCTCTGGACACTGTTCACCGACAAACTCACACTGCCAATAAGCTCTACACTTACTTCAGCACTATCTTCGATAAAGCTAAGACTCACTTGATTAGTGCTCAAACTTAAAGCGCTTCTATCGGGCTGGTCAGTATCTAATTGCGAACGTACTGCTTTTTCGGCATTAATTAAGCCATAACCGTAAAGCTGATCGAAGCCATCACTTCCAATATCATCGGTAATTTCACCCTGAGCAAGCAAATTCAGCACATCATCAGTGCTAAGCTCTGAATTAAGTTGACGCATCAAGCCAATAACACCTGCCACATGTGGCGCGGCCATACTGGTGCCGTTTAAGTACTGGTAGCTGGCAGAGTTACTACTACCATTTTCTGCCACGTAAGTGCTATAAACGCCATCTCCGTAGCCATCACCATTTAAGTCGGCACTGCCATCACCACCCGGTGCAGCAACATCAATATATGAGCCATAATTAGAATATGAAGTGAGGTCTTTTGCGGCGTCTACCGCACTAACACCAATAACATTGGCAAATGCCGCTGGGTAACTAAACTGCGAGGTACTCTCGTTACCGGCAGCAGCAACTACAATCACACCGCTGGCTATTGCTTGCTGGGTTACCGAATCAAAGGCGCTGTCGTAACCACTTCCACCTAAGCTCATGTTAATTACATCTGCAGTTTGGTTAGGCGCACGATTTGAGGCATTGCTTAAGCCAGCCGCATATAAAATGGCCTGAGAGATATCCCAAGTGCTACCGCCATAGCGGCCAAGGGCTCGTAGGTTCATGATTTTTGTATTAGGTGCTACGCCCGCTACACCGAGGGCATTATCGGTTTGTGCCGCCACCGTGCCTGCCACGTGTGTACCGTGCCAAGAAGAACCGCCGCCCGGACTAGTTAAGTCTCCTGGATCTTCTGGATTAGCATCAATGCCATCACCATCTAGGGCATTAGACGCATCGGAAATAAAGTCGTAACCATCACTGGTTAGCTGATTTTTTAAATCGGGGTGATTCTGAAAAATACCGGTATCAATGACCGCTACTACCACATCGTTTAAGGTGCTATTTTGCATGAGTTGCCATGCACTATCTAAATAGATTTGTTCATAGTGCCACTGGCGAGAAACCAAAGGGTCGTTAGACAAGGCAAAAGGTTGGTACAAATAGTTAGGCGAAACCGATTGTTCCTTCCCGCCCAATTGGTAATGAAGGCGTTTAATCTCCAGCAGAGTACTACGCTTGGCGGCATACTCTTCACTAAACTGTGCACCTAAGCCGTCTCCAGCAGTACTATTTAAGGCCACTGCTTGTTGGTTATTACTTTGGTAAAGGCTCATGCTTGCTGATGATTGTGATTGAGTCAGGCCTAAATCTTGAGTGCTAAGCGAAGCTGCCCGCCCGGCCTGATGCATAACCACCATTTGTTTGGCTACAAAATCTTGTTGGGTACTGAAATGCTTACTCTCCGGTAAAACAGCAGAGCTTTGACCAATCAAGCGTAAGGTGTAGTTACCTCGATATGGTTCACTACCAGAGAACGTATAAGCTTCTACAACAAGGAAATAACTGCCAGTTTGATCAACACTTAATAACTCGGTTTTGTTAATGCCTAAAGAAGCGCTAACTTCAAACATGGTGTCTGCATTTATCAGACGTAAATCAAAATCGTTACCGCTAGTTTCCCAATCGGCAATTTCTAAAAACAAACGTTGATTGGCTTGTAAATCGACCCGGTAGACGTCGCGCTCATCGGCTTCATTTACAAAGCGATCACTAGCATCACCAGTCGCATGACTGGCCAAATAACCACTTACCGTTGCAATAGGCGGAAGTAATTGTGCTTCTGCATAACTATTGTTTGCAAAATACTCGTTACCAATATCATTAACATCGCTATCTACCACTGTATTGATTGCGGTGGTAACAGTTCCGCTCACGGGATAGGTTTTTCCATCTAGCACTAAAACGCGGGTTTCTGCTACCTGCTCTTGGCCTTCAAAGTCACGTGAAGCGCGCACCATAAATACGCCTTCCTCGTTATAGATATGCGACACAGCTT
The Agarivorans aestuarii DNA segment above includes these coding regions:
- a CDS encoding cache domain-containing protein, translated to MWSLKFKIILLSIVPLLCVTALIATLVFKQSSILTEQQLALIKENIMRSKTLELQNHIDQAFASIRDIYEPAEADDERAKQQVRELLNRLRFAEDGYFFAYTLKGVNLVHPIQPELVGQNLWDFKDSEGTYLIQDLIAQAKAGGGFSNYLWEKPSTGKRTKKLGYVVMLDKWQWMFGTGVYLDDVDVELAKLEAQTQNNINRTFIWLFIITTISGILIAFLGASLNISEHKLADKKLKELTQRIIDSQEQERQRVSRELHDGINQLLVSIKYRLESATECNSTPSSVSDSLNQGLHTINEAIGEIRRISKDLRPSVLDDLGLAAALGGFCQEFEHRTGIDVFLECDIDNLNLPSTVETTFYRITQEALQNVEKHAQADTVDIVLSQQAKLLVMKIRDNGTGFVMGKKVRRHSIKELTRRPELASSGLGLRNIFERIAHIDGQVDVDSKLGEGTLITIKVPLYEVEKTLPATIQEQTV
- a CDS encoding response regulator, translated to MTSILLVDDHPLVQDGLKMRLEANPGFSVVGTAADGEQALTMAQQLNPDIVLTDINMPKLNGIQLLEALSEQSPNSKVVMLSMHDNKEYVQNAMRNGAKGYLLKDIASSELISALEAIANGGRYISAGVSKLLFDNEPSASKASLTKREQQVLRLLATGCGNKKIADSLSISIRTVETHTLKIRRKLELDSSAAMIKYAIEHYGSES
- a CDS encoding DUF2789 domain-containing protein, producing the protein MESAIHTLSDLFAQLGLDPSINAIAEFVAEHAPIPSEVPLHQAAFWTPTQAAFLLEAVQQDADWAELVDQLDVMLR
- a CDS encoding D-cysteine desulfhydrase family protein, with product MNWQHQPRQSLGFFPTPVHPLSNLSAHLGGPQIYIKRDDLSGLALGGNKVRKLEFLLGDAMQQKADCIITAGAAQSNHCRQTAAAAAKLNLPCYLLLGGSAPALAQGNVLLDKLFGATIIWAGQQRKGEGIEELAQQLMQKGMNPYVVPYGGSDAIGCLGFTAALHELQQQIDELDEIVFASSSGATHAGLMLAKAELGLEVNLRGVNIDKLNHGQQSFNQTIADLANSAAKQFALDKSFTANEVCLDDNYLGEGYGIIGDAEREAIMLLAETEGILLDPVYTAKAMAGLIARVRQGAYRSDQNVLFWHTGGTPALFAYADDLLS
- a CDS encoding DUF342 domain-containing protein; this translates as MLELGCLRLSQDKLAALIEITPQESHVSVSDVKALILRSDFGDYLVDEEAIVDAVAKFAELRESPDLIEQWGQTFVKLANIRNAEVTIDVAEDKMVARATITAAYGGNPISQGDLVSAMQEAGVLFGLQKKRALALLAAAKQADPGVKIKKVVALGRQSVDGEDSRFERFVATPKERLLKPKETEDGRVDMRDLGNLETVEPDVELMRRHPHTHGQAGKNVCGEELPYKQGHEVPFTVGEGTKIAVDDANLLLADRTGLPLEIENGMKVDDVLSIKSVDVSYGHVDFAGSVLITGNVGDGMKVKASGDVHINGFVESASITAGGDVVVGKGVIGHRLMEGDENYSCTINAKGELHATFVQYSHIEAGKDVTITSQLLHSKIETDGKVTVSDASGLRGTLVGGSIDAGGEISAVVLGATAGTATQLTISGDFDDIQEERRSLNNIKHTLHDKLSKVLDAQMKLGSTKQEDREEGMADKLSATLHHTRQELVQIDFALDYNQQMEDQFFSNARLTVKKELHPNVRLDIVGHKLFTNREYGPTETKYEDGKMTFTPLTPGKK
- a CDS encoding S8 family serine peptidase, whose amino-acid sequence is MKAIVAVLLSIALFACGGGGGDSGSFAGSPSSAISVSRSEAVIGQLIQFDGSGSSDDGTIVDYSWDFGDGSGANGINVSKSYASEGSYTVRLTVLDNDNLSSTSSTVIQVTNDAASALTILSSESAGIPPLDVNFQAISTASDLTNVQVTWDFGDGNSSTSLGYEAVSHIYNEEGVFMVRASRDFEGQEQVAETRVLVLDGKTYPVSGTVTTAINTVVDSDVNDIGNEYFANNSYAEAQLLPPIATVSGYLASHATGDASDRFVNEADERDVYRVDLQANQRLFLEIADWETSGNDFDLRLINADTMFEVSASLGINKTELLSVDQTGSYFLVVEAYTFSGSEPYRGNYTLRLIGQSSAVLPESKHFSTQQDFVAKQMVVMHQAGRAASLSTQDLGLTQSQSSASMSLYQSNNQQAVALNSTAGDGLGAQFSEEYAAKRSTLLEIKRLHYQLGGKEQSVSPNYLYQPFALSNDPLVSRQWHYEQIYLDSAWQLMQNSTLNDVVVAVIDTGIFQNHPDLKNQLTSDGYDFISDASNALDGDGIDANPEDPGDLTSPGGGSSWHGTHVAGTVAAQTDNALGVAGVAPNTKIMNLRALGRYGGSTWDISQAILYAAGLSNASNRAPNQTADVINMSLGGSGYDSAFDSVTQQAIASGVIVVAAAGNESTSQFSYPAAFANVIGVSAVDAAKDLTSYSNYGSYIDVAAPGGDGSADLNGDGYGDGVYSTYVAENGSSNSASYQYLNGTSMAAPHVAGVIGLMRQLNSELSTDDVLNLLAQGEITDDIGSDGFDQLYGYGLINAEKAVRSQLDTDQPDRSALSLSTNQVSLSFIEDSAEVSVELIGSVSLSVNSVQSNASWLTVSPQNVDANGVGDYLLSVNRNGLSDGNYGASVVFSVSNGSELNLGVSMNVSNVQAGDSGLVYVLLSDPETGSTYYEQSVNMNNGEFSFSFAEVLSGEYELTVGSDHDNDYRICDEGELCGAYPVRNDVTPILVTEETSGLSLSVEPITTEDLTNQAVNYKLLKQ